GGCCGTAAAACAAAACGACTGGTTTGCCTGTATGGGATACAACGTAATTCCCGATATCATGACTATCGGTAAATCTTTTGGCGGCGGGTATCCTGTAACGGCCGTTGTTACGCGGAAAGAGATATCCCAGGCGATGAAAGGGGGATACGACGGGTCTACCTTTGGAGGGAATCCCATGGCCATGACAGCCGCCCTGATTGCCACACGACAAATGCGGGAACTGAATGTCACAGGCAATGTCGTTGAACGGAGTCGGCAGTTTGAGAAGGGACTGAAACAACTTGCAGAAAAATACGGACTTCCGGACGAAATCCGGATTCGGGGACTCATGATTGCCTTTTCTTTAGGATCTTCTGAGCGGGTTCATGCCGTACAGGAAGCCTTGAAGAATCATGGTGTCATGTCCAGCCTGTCAACTGATCAGTTCTTGCGAATTCTGCCTCCCACCATCATTTCTGAAAAGGAGGTGGCATACTTTCTTGAAGCACTGGAAAAAAGCATAAATGACACGATGTAATAATATGACAGCTTTCAAACCCATAAAACTTCCCAATTGGAAGCGCTGTGTGATTAAAATCGGGAGTGCCATCATTGACCCGGACGGGAAAGGTTGTGCCACAAAATACCTTTTATCCATAGCCAATTTTATCAACCAGAGTATTCAGGACGGGAAAGAGGTTATTGTGGTCTCCTCGGGAGCGGTTGTGGCAGGATGGAGCACCCAGCCACAGTATCCACGGAATACTCCCCTCTCCATACCCCGGAAACAGGCCTTTTCAGCTATCGGTCAGCCTATGGTGTTCTTTTTATGGAAACAGCTCTTTGATTATCCCTGTGCCCAGTTGCTGATCACCCAGGATGACCTGTTGAATCGCCGACGGTTTATCAATGTAAAAAATACCCTTCTGGAACTTCTTCGTTTGAAGACACTGCCTATTGTCAATGAAAACGATACGGTCATGGTACAGCAACTGAAGGTGGGGGATAATGATAATCTTTCAGCCCATGTGGCCGATCTGGTAGAGGCGGATATTCTCTTTATCTGCTCGGATATTGACGGCCTGTATACAGGGAATCCATACACGGAGAAAACCGTAAACCTGGTTCCTGAAATCCGGAAAATTGATGAATCGGTTTACCGGATGGCCGGTGAGTCCAACAATCCCATGGCTGTGGGGGGGATGCGGACCAAGATTCAGGCAGCAGAAAAAGCCACATCCCGGGGCATTGATGTAGTCATTCTCCATGGAAAAAAGGCGGAGAATTTTGATTTGATGGTTAGGGGAAAAGTCGTGGGGACCCTCTTTCACCGGACCATGAGTCCCCGTGCGGCAAAAAAGCACTGGATTCTCCATGCCATGCCCTCCAGTGGTGAAATTATCGTGGATGAAGGAGCGGCAAAAGCCCTTCTTCACCGGTCTGCTTCCCTGCTCCCA
This genomic interval from Candidatus Neomarinimicrobiota bacterium contains the following:
- the proB gene encoding glutamate 5-kinase, with the translated sequence MKLPNWKRCVIKIGSAIIDPDGKGCATKYLLSIANFINQSIQDGKEVIVVSSGAVVAGWSTQPQYPRNTPLSIPRKQAFSAIGQPMVFFLWKQLFDYPCAQLLITQDDLLNRRRFINVKNTLLELLRLKTLPIVNENDTVMVQQLKVGDNDNLSAHVADLVEADILFICSDIDGLYTGNPYTEKTVNLVPEIRKIDESVYRMAGESNNPMAVGGMRTKIQAAEKATSRGIDVVILHGKKAENFDLMVRGKVVGTLFHRTMSPRAAKKHWILHAMPSSGEIIVDEGAAKALLHRSASLLPSGVVQIHGKFDHGDAVKIYRESISKANLIAKGLTQYNSEDMRKLIGRQSHEIQDVLGYFVSSSIVHRDDMVIVSTVKKEDLI